The sequence CAACAGCGATCCAACAGCGGATGGCGGCAGAACGAAGCCCGTGCCGGCCGTGCGATCATCCGGCCGCCGCGGCTGCCGGCGATTCCTCCGGCGCTGGTTCACCGTCGTAGAAGAAGTTGGCCATCAGGTGCTCGGCACAGAACAGCAGCAACAACAGACCGATCAGCACGGGAAACACTTCCACGCCCAGCCGGCCGACTCGAACAGCCCGCTGCAGTTCTTCCGGATCCCTGACGCGAGCGTATCGATCCTTCCCCAGAATCTCCGTCAAAGCTTCGTCTTCCATAATCGTCAGGTCGCTTTCGGCGTCGATCATGTTCATGGAAAACGCGGATTCGAAGGAAACGCCGTCGTCCGTATCGCGGACCTGATATTGCCCCGGTTCATCGGCATCGGTGATCAGCAGCGACGTGTCTTCCGGACTGAGTGTGCCGCCGGACTGTCGCAGCCGGGGTCTGGCCACCAGGTATTTTGAAAACCGCTGAGCCGCCGGGACGCTGATGTCAACCGGAGTACCCACCGTGAAGTTGTGCCTCTGGTCGGAGCCACCGGTCAGATACTGGACGATTTGCTCGGCGAACGGGACGAACACCCATTCGGCCGGCAGATCCGTCCATTCCTGGCCGCCGTTTGTCAGGTAATCGACGGCCGACGCAAACATCAGCACGCGACCTTCGCCGACGCGGCGTTCAATCAGTACCGGATAGTCAATCTGCGCTTTCAGAATCATCAGCGTCTGCGCATCGGGCGTCAGGTCCAGAGTCCAGCATTTGTAGAACGGAGTCAGATACAGGGCAGTCTGGTCTTCCGGGTACTGCAGGATGCCGCGACCGATCGGGTGTTGATTTTCAACAATTCGCAGTTGTCCCGTGTCGCCTCGAATCGTGATGGGAGTGACCGGCAGTCCCGGCAGAAGTTCGTCCGTTGCGGGTGTCCGCCAGCGAGCAGGATCCAGAGCGGACGTTCCGCCCCCCGCCACGACAAACAGCGCACCGCCGGATCGGACGTACGACGTCAGCGACGACCACAGCGACGGGTCCGGGCGCCGGCAGTTGATCAGAACGACGGCATCGAAGTTGGGCAGCGTGTGTCGCGCGAACTGCGCTGTGGAAACTTCCGTGATGTTGTAATACAGCACGCCGACTCGCTTGAGTTCTTCCGGCTGCAGGGCGTTCTTCAGGTATTTGCTTTCGTCGGTGTTGTCTGACACGAACAGAAGATCGGGCCGGGGTCGAGTGCCGAAGGTGAAGTATCGAATGTCATCGGCGGCAAGCGGATCGGACGTCGAAGTGCGAATGACTCCCTGTTGAAAACTGCCGTCAGCGCTGGCCGGAACGCGAAACGTCACCTGAGGCGGCGTGCCCGTGAAGTTCACGATCGACGGCGCGCCGATGGGAATTTCCCGGCCTTCACTGTTGATCGTGAATGCTTCGACGATCGCCTCGCGTGCTGCGAACGGCGTGGCCGAAACCGTGACGGACGCGAACACATCCCGCCCGACCACCGTCGATTCTTCGGACAAGCGCAGACTCGACAGAGACACGTTCACGGGCTGTTCCACGCTGACATCGACCAGATAGATCTGCAGCCAGTCGTGCTGAACCAGCAGATCCCGAAGTCCGCTTTCGTCGGGCTGCTGCCAGGCGGTCACGGACAGGTCGGTCAGAACATAGATTTCCCGCGAAAACAAGTCGCTGCCGCCTGCGGTACTGCCCAGATCCTGCTGAACTCGCCGGCGATCATCGACGTGTGCTTCGATGGCCCGCTTGATCATGCTGTTCAGGCTGCCGGTGACGGACCGGGTTTCCAGCGATTCGATTCGTGACTGCGTTCCCGCCAGGTCGGCCTGAAACACCACTTCGTCGTCGCCGGCATTCGACACGATCGCCGCCAGACTTCCCGTCGGCAGAACGCTGAGCTGCGCGGCTGCCGTCTGCTGAGCATGTTCCAGTCGGGTCAGATTCTCGTGTCGATACGACATGCTTTCGCTGACGTCGAATAGAAACACGGCGGCAACCGGGATGTCTTCCGCCGTGTCTTCGCGTGGCGACGTCATTTCCGCCTGAACTCGAAATCCCCACGGGACACCCACCAGCAGCAGCGCCGCCAGCAGTCCGCCGAGCACGGAGTAGGTTCGCAGCCGCCCGCGCTGGTCGCGGACAACGTGCGATGCCGCCGAGGTGCTGGCCAGCTGGCCGGATCTCCAGTAATAAAAGCCGACGCTGCCGCCGATAACGACTGCCAGCGCCGCCCATTCCCACGGACGCAGCCCATACCTGGCCGGCGGAAGCGAAGGGCGAGTCAGTGCCAGCACGGCGACAGCAATCACCACGATTCGCAGCAGCAACAGCAACAGATGACGAAGCCTCATGCGCCGCGAATTCGACGTCTGCCGGGCTTTCAACAGCCGCAGCGCCGGGAATTCCAGCTTCTTCGGCCGAGCGCGCATGATCAGATGCAGTACGACCGGAATACCGGCCAGCACCAGGCCGAAAATCAGCGGCGCATTGATCAGCGTCATGCGAACCGACCGGAGTCAGGGAAGCGGAACACGTGGACCGGCTGTGGCGAGAGCCAGTGCGGTCCATCGTTCATCGCACCGCGAACCGGAAGGTGCGTCTCAGGCCGCTCACCACTTCTGGCGGTTCCTGACGGATGCCGGAACCGCCGCGAAGTGTAGCTTTCCCGGACTTCACTGTCAGTCGCTGTATTCGTCCCAGATTTCTTCGAATTCGCGGCAGGCCTGCTGCCACGTGCTGAAGTAGCGATCCGGGTGCTCCAGCCTGGCGATCAGCAGGTCCAGGCGGTCCACGCAGCGATTCCGGTTCGCGATTCCATGATCTGCAGAACCGCGTGCTGAGGTTGCCAGAGAAGCCCGGCTCTGAGCATCGACGGCCTCTCGCAGGCAATGCAGCAACAGGCCGAGTTCACCAAAACGAGGCTCGCCGAGTTCCTCAACCTGGTTGATCCACCGCCACGTGTCCGCAGCGATCGATTGCGGCGTTGACCTGCGGCGAACGGCTGGACCCGCGTGAGAGGTTGCGGGACGGTCCTGAACAAGGTGCGCTGTCATGTGTCCGAACCCTACTTGCAGTTTGCCGGGCTTCGGAGTCGCTGAAGACGGTATCAGCGAAGTCGGTTCCCGGCGGGCAGAAAAACGTCAGCTTCCGTAATCTGAGTTTCGTCCTGTCGACGAATGCCCGCGTTCGCAATGACGGTATTGCGAACCCATTCGTGACACTGAATGCACTTCATTGTCACGTTAATCCACGCCAGAGATGCGCCGTCCAGCGAATCCTTCTGAGCCTTCTTCTGCATTTCCTCAACCGCCGTGCTGAATTCGCGGCTGTGCTGCAGATACATCACGTCGTTCGACGCTCGCCATTGTTCCGCTTTGCTCATCGTCAGCAATGCCCCGGCTGCCTTGTCGACCATCGTCATGTCATCAACCATCAGACCTTCCAGAATCTGATTCGACGCCTTCAGTTTCTGGC is a genomic window of Planctomycetaceae bacterium containing:
- a CDS encoding BatA domain-containing protein, with the translated sequence MTLINAPLIFGLVLAGIPVVLHLIMRARPKKLEFPALRLLKARQTSNSRRMRLRHLLLLLLRIVVIAVAVLALTRPSLPPARYGLRPWEWAALAVVIGGSVGFYYWRSGQLASTSAASHVVRDQRGRLRTYSVLGGLLAALLLVGVPWGFRVQAEMTSPREDTAEDIPVAAVFLFDVSESMSYRHENLTRLEHAQQTAAAQLSVLPTGSLAAIVSNAGDDEVVFQADLAGTQSRIESLETRSVTGSLNSMIKRAIEAHVDDRRRVQQDLGSTAGGSDLFSREIYVLTDLSVTAWQQPDESGLRDLLVQHDWLQIYLVDVSVEQPVNVSLSSLRLSEESTVVGRDVFASVTVSATPFAAREAIVEAFTINSEGREIPIGAPSIVNFTGTPPQVTFRVPASADGSFQQGVIRTSTSDPLAADDIRYFTFGTRPRPDLLFVSDNTDESKYLKNALQPEELKRVGVLYYNITEVSTAQFARHTLPNFDAVVLINCRRPDPSLWSSLTSYVRSGGALFVVAGGGTSALDPARWRTPATDELLPGLPVTPITIRGDTGQLRIVENQHPIGRGILQYPEDQTALYLTPFYKCWTLDLTPDAQTLMILKAQIDYPVLIERRVGEGRVLMFASAVDYLTNGGQEWTDLPAEWVFVPFAEQIVQYLTGGSDQRHNFTVGTPVDISVPAAQRFSKYLVARPRLRQSGGTLSPEDTSLLITDADEPGQYQVRDTDDGVSFESAFSMNMIDAESDLTIMEDEALTEILGKDRYARVRDPEELQRAVRVGRLGVEVFPVLIGLLLLLFCAEHLMANFFYDGEPAPEESPAAAAAG